The Zootoca vivipara chromosome 5, rZooViv1.1, whole genome shotgun sequence genome includes the window TAGGTTAAAAAAATTAGGGACTCATGTTTGATTTCTTCATAGAAGAAACCTAGATTGTGCTCCATAATTTAAGACTTCAGgagtcaggtttttttttgaTCCACAATGGACAAATTCAGGCATACTCATGCATAAATTATACATTAAAGCTCAAATCCAAATACTGGGTAGATGTAGTTCAGCTGACTTAAATGTGCATGAAGGGATCTGGAAGATCAAAGTTAAATCATAAGCACAAGTTATTTTGAAAGTCTTCTGATGGCATTGGAACTTACTAGAGCATGTgccaatatgcatttttaatttttttttctcctgtcaaaaagttattcacacacacacattcacaactGAATTTTATTTCAGACTCATCAGCAAGTTAATACCTGGTTTATCATAAGATATCCCATTACTGATACAATGAATAAACTTTATCCACtgctaaaataaatatttttaacaatATACAGAAGAGCTGCAGTTGGTTTAAAACACATTGGGGGTAATAAGGGTGGTGTATCAGACAAACGGTTAGGCCAAGGCATGTCTAAGGTTCAGCAATAGGATAGACTGATATACTGGTACTCTGATCAGCAACCAGTATTCTTCTAGAGCCTTTAATCTCTGCATATGAAATCCAGTTCACCTTCTCTCCATGTTCAATCGTCAGTTTTGGTAAAATTGGTACATGCTCATTTGAACACTCTGCATTTATTTTGTCAAGTTTCTTGGTGGTGTTGGGCATCCTAGTTCTCCTTCTGTGGATGGATTTGACTGGACTCTTCTGTTTTCCTAGTTCATTGCTGACGTCCCACAACAACACACTGCCATCATTTCCTCCTGTAATGAACCGGTAGGCTTCTGGTAGAAAGAAAACCTGTGACACTGCTAAGGAGTGGCCCTTAAATGCTGCCTCCTGCTCAAACTTGGTACCTGTTACCCTAAAGATTCTGATTTTACCATCTTCAGCTCCACAGCCAAAAACATTGCCACAAGCAGAAACAGACAAGGAATGGGCCAATGGAGGGTTAAAAAGCTGACCAGTTGAATGTTCATTGACTTCCTCCTCTTGCAAGTCCACAATCCACAGAGGGCGAGCTTTCTGCAAGTTCCACATCATAACCTTCAAATAGAACAAATCAGAATTATTTCTTTGTATAGGACATATACTAGCACATACTAAATGTGTTCATGTTCCTATTTGCACACAATTTTAAGTTTCCTTTAGGTTCTATTCCTAGAGTCATAAATTGAGGTAGCTGTCACCAAGTGATGCTTCCCTGTGTCTGTTAAGCTTTGAGAAGCTTTAAACAAATTACACAAAAGATTTCTTAAGAGTACTTTTACTACATTTGTTTATTATATCCATCTACCAAGCTGAACAAATTACCTTGTGCCAAAGAAACAGAGGTTCTCAAAATGTTGCATTATCTAAGCTGTGAAAACATCATCAGCATTCCTGTGACAATATCCAGACCTCTATGTTGTATTAATTACAATGACCAGTAACCAAAAACTGAGCAAAAATAATTCTTTCTTAAATCAGAAGCCTCATTATAGAAACTAAGAACTGAAGGATGTATACCATAATTCATTTTAAATAGTTTAATACTGCTTTTATTATAGATGGGTGTTGGTTAAAATAGAATTGGCTTGTGCAAAAACCAAACTAGACTGCAATCCTTATCTCACTTACCTGTAAGTCCCTTTGAATTCCAcagaacttatttctgagtagacatggttcaaATTGCATCATAAATTGCTTGTGTGATTCAAGACTCCCTGGTTAATCAACCATCATGTTTCAGGTCATTAATTTGAAGATAGGGAATATGCTACAGGCTCACATTTCTTCAACTCCAAATTCCTCACCTCCTTTCTTGTGATAACTatggtttaaaacaggcatcctcagacttcagccccccagatgttttggactcgcaattcccatcatccctgaccactggtcctgttagctatggatcatggaagctgtaggccaaaacatctggaaggctgcagtttgggggtgcctggtttaaaacaataTCAGAATCTAACAAAATACAGGTTAGCACTACCAGATGTGCCTCCAAACACTGTGTGACAACCtgcttcaaaatatgttttggagGAGATGCCCTGTGAGTGCTAATCTTAGTTTGCTGAATCTGAATACAGTATAATGAATACCACAAATTGTGGAAAATAGAGGAGAATCTATGCATAATAGGGAAGCAGGGACCATGACAGCCTGCAACACATTCCCAATCTCTAGGTCACTGTTTGGAGATTGGAAACACAATATCCGATTTGAGCCTGTATAGCCATAATATTGTTGCATTTTTACCTCCCTACATGCATAATCAAGAAGTTTAATCACCACACTAACTTTAAGAAATTTCTCACACAGCAGACATTTAAGACGATGAACCTGGATATCTCTATAAAGAGAAATGCCAGGGCTCAACATAGCATAAAAACCCAATAATTTGGGATTTGGTCTATACTCAGTGGCATAAGGGCATTTTGCTCACCCTCAAAtgtattctttattatttaatatgTCCCCTCCGTTAAACTACTTCAGCATTTGATTTAGCTATTTAATTGATACTGGGTCTCCCTGGAAGCCAACTTTTCAAGAATGATTCCTTTTTATCTTGCCTGCTTGTTTTACTTTGGCTGGCACTCAT containing:
- the WDR53 gene encoding WD repeat-containing protein 53 isoform X2; its protein translation is MMQFEPCLLRNKFCGIQRDLQVMMWNLQKARPLWIVDLQEEEVNEHSTGQLFNPPLAHSLSVSACGNVFGCGAEDGKIRIFRVTGTKFEQEAAFKGHSLAVSQVFFLPEAYRFITGGNDGSVLLWDVSNELGKQKSPVKSIHRRRTRMPNTTKKLDKINAECSNEHVPILPKLTIEHGEKVNWISYAEIKGSRRILVADQSTSISVYPIAEP
- the WDR53 gene encoding WD repeat-containing protein 53 isoform X1 codes for the protein MAERWANGHSSSILCLNVNKDGLLASGAEGGELTIWSEEGTPLEHTLLQKADDVTSVVFSPTCSKRLYASHGETVSILDTRCLKEPVEHFHVNDEEINCLSVNETDSLLGAADDSGAIKIIDLESKKLSRCLRRHSNICASAVFRPQRPQSLLSCGLDMKVMMWNLQKARPLWIVDLQEEEVNEHSTGQLFNPPLAHSLSVSACGNVFGCGAEDGKIRIFRVTGTKFEQEAAFKGHSLAVSQVFFLPEAYRFITGGNDGSVLLWDVSNELGKQKSPVKSIHRRRTRMPNTTKKLDKINAECSNEHVPILPKLTIEHGEKVNWISYAEIKGSRRILVADQSTSISVYPIAEP